The window GGAAACAACTAGCTAGTTATGAAGTTGAcacatcagtccaatcaaagttaCCGGGCATAAGACATTgatttatctgtggccaatgacaatGAGCGTTCTTGGGCGGGCACTTCTACTGTAAATCAATGGAGCACCAGAGAGGGGCTTTTGCTGGCTAGCTCTCCCAACAGGTGCTGGGttatgtagtgtccccatgagtgacagcaCCCTGAGCCAATCACGCGCAACCAGAGAATATCAACGACGGCTACGCTCTGTACttttcctgtctgtccctccaccacagaaagcacagaGAGGCTGAAACAGCTGAATTTTGGAGATGCCTTACTCAACGAAAATGTACCAAAACAACAGGAAAGCGACCACGTATGTTTTATTAGATTTTTTTAGGAAATACAATTGTTTGCTAACTGATATGATATATTGTTGTGACATGAAATAACAGAATTGCATGCAAATCTCCTGGATATTGGTGGCGCTCCGCCCCACCTGCCTCACGTGACGCATTGCCAGCAGGGTTTTGGAGGAGCTCAATGTGGCCCCTTTTTTGGCAGCTCACTTTTGCCAGTCACAGATCTGAAGTTCTACTACCCCACTGTGGTGAGATACAGGAATTGCAtctgcacacaagcacacataccCACTTAACACGCAATATATTGAATTGGAATACTGATATATGTGCTGAACTTCCGTATGTCCCTTCAACAATGTGATATCTCTATAGTGGCTCAATTTCAGATTGTGTCATTCACTCCCTCAATGGTTGAGGGAATTAATGAGGCAGAGATTTGCAATGTAGTATTTCGTAGTAAATGGTGGCCAACAGGATGTACTAAATACTGTGTATTACATCTGTCCTCTTGTAGTTCAATCTGCTTATATGTTCTAATAAtgaaaatatacattttacatcACAGATTTACGTAGTCCAGAAAATGTAAAGGATTTATTATACTTCTCACATGGAAAGCtttgaacaaataaataaacCAGCTATGGCTATTATATTGTGTTGATGTCAATTTAATCTATTGATATACTGTACATGCATGGTTTATTAAGAATGCACCACTATGGTCATTATAGTATTATGTTTGTAATTCTAGAGAGAGAGTCTTAAGTTGACCAAGTTGAATGTATCTCAAAGAAACAAAAACTCCTAGATTTATGACTCTGTAATTGCCACTTCACCCTGTAATGTGTTAGTACATACAAACATAAAGGGCGCATTCCTCTGCCCAGGTGTTGCTGATGCCTGCCAGATCTTagaacgcctggataggtatttaacgtatcagctaaccacatcatatgttattgCAATCTCTTAGTCGATGatacagtcgatgacgtggcacacaaccattggttgatgaatgcaacgtctgagcaggggaacagcCTACTCTGGCACATGTTAAGGGACCCAGTTCTACTCTGGCTCGGGGTTCGTTATGGAATGCATAgcctcagcaagacggagctgctcttcctcccagggaaggactgcccattccatgatctcgccatcacagttgacaactccgttgtgtcctcctcccagagtgtgaagagccttagCGTGTaacctggacaataccctgtcgttctccgctaacatcaaggcggtgacccgatcctgtaggttcatgctctacaacattcggagagtacgaccctgccttacacaggaaacggtacaggtcctaatccaggcacttgtcatctcccatctggattactgcaactcgctgttggctgggctccctgcctgtgccattaaacccctacaactcatccagaatgccgcagcccatctggtgttcaaccttcccaagttctctcacgtcacctctgcacactccactggcttccagttgaagctcgcatcttctacaagaccatggtgcttgcctacagagctgtgagggcaacggcacctccgtaccttcaggctctgatcagtccctacacccaaacgagggcattgcgttcatccacctctggcctgctggcccccctatctctgcggaagcacagttcccgcccagcccagtcaaaactgttcgctgctctggcaccccaatggtggaacaagctccctcacgacgccaggacagcggagtcactcaccaccttccggagacacttgaaaccccacctctttaaggaatacctgggataggataaagtaatcccttaccccccaaaaaaaaaaacatattgtaaagtggttatcccactggctataaggtgaatgcaccaatttgtaagtcgctctggattagagcgtctgctaaatgacgtaaatgtaaaggtAATGGCGTTAGGTTATACAGTGTTTGCAAGGCTAATGAAATGACTGGGAAGGAGGATAGGATCGTGAGATACCTGTCTCATATAAGAGTATATTAGATGGGGAAGTGTTATGCTATATTTGGACTGGGTACAACCCTTACCCTCATCATCAGATATATTATAAAGTCTAGAAAAAAGGCACAAATAGTTGAgtatacattttgttacgttacagccttattataaaatggataaaacaaatatatttcctcatcaataccccatcatgacaaagcgaaaacaggtttttagacatttttgcaaatgtattaaactttgctatgagactggaaattgagctcaggtgcatccggtttccattgatcaaacctggcaccatccctatggtgaagcatggtggtggcagcatcatgctgtggggatgttttcagcggcagggactgggagactagtcaggattgaggcaaagatgaacggcgcaaagtacagagagatccttgatgaaaaccagagctctcaggacctcagactggggcgaaggttcaccttccaacaggacaacaaccctaagcacacagccaagacaaagcaggagtggcttcgggacaagtctctgaatgtccttgagtggcccagccagagcccagacttgaacccgatcgaacatctctggagagacctgaaaatagctgtgcagcaacacgccccatccaacctgacagagcttgagaggatctgcagagaagaatgggagaaactccccaaatacaggtgtgccaagcttgtaacgtcatacccaagaagactcaatgctgtaatcgctgccaaaggtgcttcaacaaagtactgtgtaaagggtctgaatacttatgtaaatgtaatatttatgtttatttttatttttataaattagcaaaacattttaaaaacctgtttttgctttgtaattatgtgGTTTTGtctgtatattgatgagggagGGTGTCACGCTCTTACTCtgaggactcttatttgttgtgtcagggtgtgattttccttgTTGTGTATATTCATTGTGGTTATGTTCTAtgttggattttctatgttttagatctagaatgtgtagatctatgttggccggggtggttcccaatcagaggcagctgtagctcattgtctctgattggggaccatacttaggcagccttttggcacctgttagttgtgggatcttgttccgtgtaaggtatgttgtctgtgtgctaccttggacttcacgtatcgtttgtttattgttttgtcgttgtgtttatacgttaataaacatgtatgcatatcacgctgcgccttggtccgtcccgttcgtctataaacgaacgtgacagaagatcccaccaaacgaggaccaagcagcgtgtccaggagcagacagcctggacctgggaggagatcctggatggtaagggatcctggacttgggaggagattcaggccgggatggatcgtcgtccttgggaggagacagtggaggcgcgatatagagaggagcagcggcaacgcggaaggcgccggccgaggaagaagcccgagagacagccccaagaaaatgttttgggggggctaaaagggtggttggcggagcctagaggtagagcagagccaacccCCCATACTCACGCGAggaggcgtgtgactgggcaggctccgtgttttgcggagctacgtactgtgtcgccagtgttccggcacagtcctgtacgtcctgtgctagcaccacgcacgtgtcgtgtgaagatgggcattcagccaggacggggtgtgccggctcaacgctcctggtctccagtacgcctcctcggtcccgcatatcctgcgcctgtTCTACTAGCTGTAttgccagtgcgcgtgcacagcccagtgcgtcctgtgccagcaccccgcatgtgtagtgcgaaagtgggcagccagccaggacgggttgtgccagctctccgctccagacctccagtccgccttcgcagtccggtccggcccgttcctgctcctcgcaccaagccaatggtgtgcatcgccagcccggtccggcctgttcctgtccctcgcaccaagccagtggtgcgcgtcgccaacccggtccggcctgttcctgtccctcgcaccaagtgcgcgtcgccagcccggtccggcctgttcctgtccctcgcaccaagccagtgatgcgcgtcgccagcccggcccggcctgttcctgcccctcgcaccaagccagtggtgcgcgtcgccagcccggtccggcctgttcctgtccctcgcaccaagccagtggtgcgcgtcgccagcccggcccggcctgttcctgctccccgcaccagaccagtggtgcgcgtcgccagtccggtacggcccgttcctgctccccgcaccaagctagtggtgtgcgtcgccagcccagttcagcccgttcctgctccccgcaccaagccagtggtgcgcgtcgccagcccggttcagcccgtgcctgctccccgcaccaagccagtggtgcgtgtgtccagtccggcacggcccgtgcctgttccaccggtgcctggcccggcaccggtcagctgctccactccggagctagagcaatccgctccaccggggtccggtccaactccggtcagcggatccactccggagccagagcagtacgctccaccggtgcccagttcagctccggtcagctgctccactccggagccagagcaatccgctccaccggggtccagtccaactcaggtcagcggctccattacggagccagagcagtccgctccaccggtgcgtgatccagctccggtcagcagctccactccggagccagagcagttcgttccaccgtcgtcgggtccagctccagtcagcggttccagtccagacccagacgtcagcccctctccaggttcggggtctcccacaccagggtccagacagggcttggtatgtcatgggaggaaggagagggaaagcagcgcaccgaggtccagaccagaccaggggcgcaacagggaggtggagagtaagtggtggtcacgcccggagtcGGATCCGcttccgaggcggaatgcccacccggcccctaccctgttatgtttatatGGCGCGgttggagtccgcacctttgggggggggtactgtcacgccctgactctgaggactcttatttgttgagtcagggtgtgattttccttgTTGTGTATATTCATTGTGGTTATGTTCTAtgttggattttctatgttttagatctagaatgtgtagatctatgttggccggggtggttcccaatcagaggcggctgtagctcgttgtctctgattggggaccatacttaggcagccttttggcacctgttagttgtgggatcttgttccgtgtaaggtatgttgtttgtgtgctaccttggacttcacgtatcgtttgtttattgttttgtcgttgtgtttatacgttaataaacatgtatgcatatcacgctgcgccttggtccgtcccgttcgtcaacgaacgtgacagagggggaaaaacaatttaatcaattttagaataaggctgtaacgtaacaaaatatggaaaaggtcaaggggtctgaatactttccgaaggcactgtaaatacaaatagcatTGAGTACATAATAACACACATTTGCAGTGCTTTTTAAAAGTCTTAAGGGATATTCTACAATgatcatccctccatctctccacttcTTTCCGGTAATGGAGGTAAAGATTCCTCGTCTTCCTCGTCCTCTGGTGGAGGCACAGGGGGTGGGGTAGGGCACTTATTAAGCTTCCTGCTCACCCTGGCATACATTGGATTCCACCCCCTGTCACTcaaaccctcctcttcctcctccaccaatgAGAGTGGGCTTGTCAGGTCAAGCCCCTCCCCCgggtctgttactgtagttattattGGCTCATAATCAGGCAGTGTGGTTGCGCTCGATTGCTGGACCAGTTCAGCTTTGATCTCATAGCCTGGGCTTGCCAGGTCCGTTGGCTCTGTGACCATGGTTGTGTCATCGTCAGGCTGTGTGGTTGATTCGTGGACCAGTTCAGCTATGGTTTGATAGCCTGGGGTTGCCAGGTCCACTTCCACAGAGGGTTCATCAGGAGTGAGCTCCCCAATGATCTCATAGGTGTGCTGGGGTCGGACCCCCAAGGAAGGCCCCTGCTCCTCACCCTCCACCTGACCCTCTTCTTCAAGCTGAGCGATAAAGTTGGAGCTGAATTCTGCCGGGGCCTCCAGGCGGTCATGGTCATTCACGATGGGGATATCAACAGGTTCAAGGCTGTTCACAATGGGGGCATCCACAGGTGCAAGATTGTCCACGATGGGGGCATCCAGCACCAGGGTGTGAAGTACATTCATGATGGGGGCGTCCAGGGTGTCCCCTGAATAGACAGGAGGGGGTACAGACTCGAGGGGGGTGTCAACCTCCACCACGGATATGGGGGCTGGGATAGAGCGGAGCTCGGCTGTGAAGTTCAGGACGTCCCTCAAGTCACCTACAAGGTGAGAAAATAAGTAACCTGAAGCTTAGCCAAAGAGAGATTGAGCCCAATTAGTTTGAGAAGTGCACATGGGTGATTTGAGGTAGCCTACCGATGTCGACGGTGGTGGGAGGGGAAGGAGATATAATCGTCATGGCCACAGGGTTTCCGTTGGCGATCTGCAAGGCACCTGGAGAATCGCCTGCAGGACATCAAAACACACCTGTAATACTCACCCACTACTCACCGCACTTGTGTGAAAGACACATGGGAGAAATACgtagggagatacagagagagtgaaacagagagagtggTGAAGGCAGTACCTTGCTCATCTGGCGCCTCCCTGTGGCTCCTTGAGGGTTTGAACCTGGAGCCATCCTGCTCAGCAGGAAGCTGCTCTGGGATACTGTCTTCAGGTATGTGACTGAAATCTAACCAGGGAGGAGATGAAAACAGAACACACACTGTAAGACAACCATTCTAGTAGATCTAGAGGTAGCAGTTCGGTTTCCCACCTCTCTCGTCTTTTCTGATGTCATTGATCATGGGGTTTTCCCTGGCGGCCAGGTCATCCTCCAACTTTACCTGTCAATCAAAAACACTCAGGTAAAAATATCACAGTATACTGGGTTCATAATTTCCCTGTCATTGGTCTCAGGGCAAAGTACTCTCAAAAGGATTCCATCCATcgcatccctccctcctctcttcccaccCTTCAACCCTTTGATCCCTTCTACACCTTTCTTGCTTCCTCCCTTCCTCGGTATCTCCCTATCTCCTCTCTTACTGACTTCTGTGTAACCCTGGTCAGGACATAGCTGTCGTCATTGTTGTTGGCTGTCCTGTCTCTCACCACTCTCATCAGCTGTGATTGGGTTCTCTCCACCTCCTCACCACCGTCGTGGAGCTCAAAGGATTGCCTGTGGAACACAACACAGACTAGAGAATCCGAACAAGTTCAACAGATATCTACTGATAAACTTGCTTTAAGCTTTTTCTAGTAGTCCATTTGAGTTTTTACTCtctttgttcagaacctaacaaaGGTATgtctattctctctctcgctcgtaaAAGAAAAATAAACAGATTGAAGTATCTGAGTGATTCACCGGTGGTATCGACCTATACATTATGTACGTTATTTGAAGTGTGTCATTTCGTAAtgtagagtgagagggagagagggccctATACCTCATACCACAGGAATTCCCTGAGCCGCCAAACCTGaacgttctgtctgtctggaatgtgtgtgtgtgtgtgtgtgtgtgtgtgcgtgtgcgcatgcgcgtgtgagagagtgtgagtgtgtgcatgcgtgcgtgcgtttgaGAGAGACataaagtggggaaaaaaagtatttagtcagccaccaattgtgcaagttctcccacttaaaaagatgagagaggcctgtaattttcatcataggtacacgtcaactatgacagacaaaatgagaaaaaattctagaaaatcacattgtaggatttttaatgaatttatttgcaaattatggtggaaaataagtatttggtcaataacaaaagtttctcaatactttgttatataccctttgttggcaatgacacagatcaaacgttttctgtaagtcttcacaaggttttcacacactgttgctggtattttggcccattcctccatgcagatctcctctagagcagtgatgttttggggctgtcgctgggcaacacggactttcaactccctccaaatattttctatggggttgagatctggagactggctaggccactccaggaccttgaaatgcttcttacgaagccactccttcgttgcccgggcagtgtgtttgggatcattgtcatccaaatgcactctagcaaacttcagacgggcctggacatgtactggcttaagcagggggacacgtctggcactgcaggatttgagtccctggcggcgtagtgtgttactgatggtaggctttgttactttggtcccagctctctgcaggtcattcactaggtccccccgtgtggttctgggatttttgctcaccgttcttgtgatcattttgaccccacggggtgagatcttgcgtggagccccagatcgaggggagattatcagtggtcttgtatgtcttccatttcctaataattgctcccacagttgatttcttcaaaccaagctgcttacctattgcagatgcagtcttcccagcctggtgcaggtctacaattttgtttctggtgtcctttgacagctctttggtcttggccatagtggagtttggagtgtgactgtttgaggttgtggacaggtgtcttttatactgataacaagttcaaacaggtgccattaatacaggtaacgagtggaggacagaggagcctcttaaagaagaagttacaggtctgtgagagccagaaatcttgcttgtttgtaggtgatcaaatacttattttccaccataatttgcaaataaattcattaaaaatcctacaatgtgattttctggagagaaaaaaatctcaatttgtctgtcatagttgacatgtacctatgatgaaaattacaggcctctctcatctttttaggtgggagaacttgcacaattggtggctgactaaatacttttttcccccactgtattttggtTTATGATTATCTACAAGACAAAAGACAATACGACATTCAAAGACAATGTCCCTATCAAGTGTAGAGTATTATGACAGTGAGGGGCGAACTAGTTGCAGCCTGGAGCACTGAGCTCCATGCATGTTTCATTCATACATTTACCTACACCTCATTCCTGTAAGCCTGTCATATaggttcatatatatatatatatatatactcagaCATACAGTCTGTAGGATTTCAAGTTAAGACAGTTTgctacaggaaatgtgaattattatgtggattataattaatgaacatTGTTGTAGGGGTTCATACCTTTTTCGTTagagaaaatcaagtctgaaatttcaacgtgaaaattacaaacttcagaagcctttttaaacctcaaatacactacaagttttcctacaacagggtgatcaaattaagatcctacatctgtaggcgtCAAACGCTCTctctaatgcaacaaaataagaatgTTATGGTCCCTGGGAATAAAAAATAATCAAATTAATCTATCACTGACCTtccacagttggtgcagaggGCGAGGAGgatgatggagaggaggaggaagagcagaGAGAACACAACGACCTCTGGAGAGAATGACTCCGACGCTGACACTGCCCACGACCCCATGACCTCTCCCACCGGCGCCATGGCAACTGCTGCTGTAAGTAAAACAGTGagtgagagaggtggagagaaagagagagagagagagagagagagagagagagagagtgtgtgtgggtgcataCATGCTTTCGAATGTGCTTGGGTGAAATAAAAGCGTTGGCTCATTTACTGAAAGGAGTGTTTCGTTTGTGTATAGTTGCGATTGATGATGTCAATTTGTACTTTTATGGTTACATGATCAAAGAGAAGTTGACAGAACAAAGCAGAGTACACATTTGTGCACTGAGAGGATTCATCTACTTACTCATTGAAAGTTAATTCAAGAGGgttcatgtacagtgcattcagaccccttgactttttccacattttgttacgttacagacttatactaaaattgattaaattgggttttttccttatcaatctacacacaagaccccataatgacaaagcaaaaactggtttttccttttttttgcaaaaataaattaaaaattttatatcaaatttacataagtattccgaacctttacagcctctagtcttcttgggtatgacgatacaaggatctctgtagatcctctcaagctctgtcaggttggatggggagcgtcattgcacagctattttcaggtctctccagagatgtttgatcaggttcaagtccgggctctggctgggacactcaaggacattcaaataattgtcctgaagccactcctgcgttgccttggctgtgtgcttgttggaaggtgaaccttcgccccagtctgaggtcctgagcgctctggatcagggttttatcaaggatctctctgtactttgctccgttcatctttgcctcgatcctgactagtctccctgtccctgccgctgataaacatccccacagcatgatgctgccaccaccatgcttcaccgtagggatggtgccaggtttcctccagacgtgacgcttggcattcaggccaaagagttcaatcttggtttcatcagaccagagaatcttgtttctcacggtcagagagtctttaggtgccttttggcaaactccaaactggctgtcatgtggctttactgaggagtggcttccgtctggccagtctaccataaaggtctgattggtggagtgctgcagagatggttgtccttctggaaggttctcccatctccacagaggaactctagagctctgtcagagtgaccatcgggttcttggtcacctccctgaccaaggcccttctcccacgattgctcagtttggccgggtggccagctttaggaagagtcttggtggttccaaacttcttccatttaagaatgatggaggccactgtgttcttggggaccttcaatgctgcataaatgttttggtacccttccccagatctgtgcctcaacacgatcctgtctctgagctctacggagaattccttcgacctcatggcttggtacaatcaattgaatttaccacaggtggactccaatcaagttgtagaaacatctcaaggatgatcaatggatacTGGATGCACCTGATCTAAATTTCATTTTCGAGTcatatgaatacttatgtaaataaggtatttctgtttttattttaacctgttttcgctttgtattatggagtattgtgtgtagattgctgaagatttgtatttatttaatcaattttagaataaggctgtaacgtaacaaaatgtggaaaaagtcaaggggtctgaatactttccgaaggcactgtatacacataTTATTATAACTCTTTGTATATTCACAATGTTTATTACATTCTCAGTATTGTCATGCAATTCCCAGCCCTGCCTGCACCCACGTCTACTCAATGAGGAGTAGGCTGTCTTTTTATCCACTTGAGGGTGAGGGGGCCTGGTTATACCCTTACAGTAGATGGTAAGTTAGCAAAAACATTGCCACTATCTTATACAAAACAGTGAGGAATTTCTATTGCTGGCTTTATTGATCAGCAGTATTTATCAAAAAATTGCCTATAAGAATaatgcacacatgcacagacagacaaacagacagattaATAACACAAATAAGATAACTCTGACACTGAAGACCTTTAATTATGAATGCAGATAGCAGAGACAACAATGCAACTCTGTCACACATGATTACCTCCCTGACCACATCAAATACATCACTTACTGATGTTAGGAAAAATCTTTTTTTCTGATAGGCTACTCTTACttaattactgttaattaattaattactaaCTGCACTTAAATACAGAATTATCAACAAGTGTGCGAAACATTTTAAGCAAAGTAAAAAATTGAAATAGAAACAGTGAAACAAAAGAAAACAtcatacactgagtttacaaaacattaggaacacctgcttctttccatgacatagactgaccaggtgaatccaggtgaaagctatatgatcccttattgatgtcactttttaaatccacttcaatcagtgtaaatgaaggggaggagacaggttaaagaagaatttttaagccttgagacaattgagacatggattgtgtatgtctgccattcagagggtgaaccggcaagacaaaatatttaagtgctttagaacggggtatggtagtaggtgccaggtgcactggtttgagtgtgtcaagaactgtaacgctgctggttttttttatattcaacagtttctcgtgtgtatcaagaatggcccaccacccaaaggacatcatgATATGACATGTTCATTCAGAATATGGCTTCTACAGATAgcttgtaacatattgtacagttgaagtcggaagtttacatacaccttagccaaatacatttaaactcagtttttcacaattcctgacatttaatcctagtaaaagttccctgtcttaggtcattaggatcaccactttattttaagaatgtgaaatgtcagaataatagtagagagaatgatttatttcagcttttattcccagtgggtcagaagtttacatacactcaattagtatttggtagcattgcctttaaattgtttaacttgggtcaaacgttttgggtagccttccacaagcttcccacaataagtttggtgtgaattttggcccattcctcctgacagagctggtgtaactgagtcaggattgttggcctccttgctcgcacacgctttttggattgaggtcagggctttgtgatggccactccaattcttgactttgttgtccttaagccattttgtcacaactttggaagtatgcttggggtcatggtccatttggaagacccatttgcgaccaagctttaacttcctgactgatgtcttgagatgttgcttcaatatatccacataattttccttcctcatgatgccatctattttgtgaagtgcaccagtccctcctgcagcaaagcacccccacagcatgatactgccacccccgtgcttcacggttgggatagtgttcttcggcttgcaagcagcaccctttttcctccaaacataacgatggtcattatggccaaacagttctatttttgtttcatcagaccagaggacatttctccaaaaata is drawn from Coregonus clupeaformis isolate EN_2021a chromosome 25, ASM2061545v1, whole genome shotgun sequence and contains these coding sequences:
- the LOC121539465 gene encoding uncharacterized protein LOC121539465 isoform X1 translates to MAPVGEVMGSWAVSASESFSPEVVVFSLLFLLLSIILLALCTNCGRQSFELHDGGEEVERTQSQLMRVVKLEDDLAARENPMINDIRKDERDFSHIPEDSIPEQLPAEQDGSRFKPSRSHREAPDEQGDSPGALQIANGNPVAMTIISPSPPTTVDIGDLRDVLNFTAELRSIPAPISVVEVDTPLESVPPPVYSGDTLDAPIMNVLHTLVLDAPIVDNLAPVDAPIVNSLEPVDIPIVNDHDRLEAPAEFSSNFIAQLEEEGQVEGEEQGPSLGVRPQHTYEIIGELTPDEPSVEVDLATPGYQTIAELVHESTTQPDDDTTMVTEPTDLASPGYEIKAELVQQSSATTLPDYEPIITTVTDPGEGLDLTSPLSLVEEEEEGLSDRGWNPMYARVSRKLNKCPTPPPVPPPEDEEDEESLPPLPERSGEMEG
- the LOC121539465 gene encoding uncharacterized protein LOC121539465 isoform X2, whose translation is MINDIRKDERDFSHIPEDSIPEQLPAEQDGSRFKPSRSHREAPDEQGDSPGALQIANGNPVAMTIISPSPPTTVDIGDLRDVLNFTAELRSIPAPISVVEVDTPLESVPPPVYSGDTLDAPIMNVLHTLVLDAPIVDNLAPVDAPIVNSLEPVDIPIVNDHDRLEAPAEFSSNFIAQLEEEGQVEGEEQGPSLGVRPQHTYEIIGELTPDEPSVEVDLATPGYQTIAELVHESTTQPDDDTTMVTEPTDLASPGYEIKAELVQQSSATTLPDYEPIITTVTDPGEGLDLTSPLSLVEEEEEGLSDRGWNPMYARVSRKLNKCPTPPPVPPPEDEEDEESLPPLPERSGEMEG